The genomic stretch GTTGGGCAGCTCCATTTCCTTTCAGCAATTCCAGCCTTGCTCTGGCTACATTCAGGGTAGCCTGTATGCCTGCCAGTTCTGCCTCCGCTTCCTGTACAGCCCGTAAGCTGCCGGCTTTTTCTTCCAGCAGCTTTTTAGCCCGGTCCACCTTTTGGACCACTACTGTATACTGAACCTCTTTTTGCGCTATGTCTTCCCGGGCGCTCAGCAGGTCTTTTTCAGACGGCAGGATCAGCAACCGGTAGATCTGTTTCCCTTTTGTAACCAGCTGCCCGGCCTGCAAGCCGGTGCTGCCGGAAGCCCCGAGCAGGGTGCCTGCTACCGGCGCTGTAATGGTAACCGTTCCGCCAGGTACGGTCATCAGTTCGCCACTGTATACACGCCCGGAGGACGTATTGCCGGCTGTTACATCCACTACCTGTATCCCCAGTCGCCGGTAAGCATCCGCTGTCAGCGTAAGGGTGTTAAGGGATGTTTCTTTGGTTGGTTTTGATTGTGCAACCGGTGCAACAGGTTTTGATGGCGCAGGCGCTGAGCTGCATCCTGCAAGGAATACCATTGCAAAACCCGCTGTCAGAAAATGAATATGACTCCGCATAATTAGTTACTTTGTTTTTGACCGATGGAATAGTTTAACTGGCTAACGGACCTGCGTACCTGTGCAGTGATCTCCGCTTTGCGCAGCTGGCCGTTCTGCAGCTGGCGCATGGCTTCCAGTACTGGTAAATAGGAGATGTCGCCCCGTTCATAGGTGTGCCTGGCCAGTTCAACGGCTGTCGCCAGCGGCGGCAGGACATTGTCATTCCACAACAGGTAGCTCTGGTAAGATTGCTCGTATTGATTGTAGGCCTGCATGACTTCCGACATCGCTTTTTGTAGTACTGCGT from Candidatus Pseudobacter hemicellulosilyticus encodes the following:
- a CDS encoding efflux RND transporter periplasmic adaptor subunit, with the protein product MRSHIHFLTAGFAMVFLAGCSSAPAPSKPVAPVAQSKPTKETSLNTLTLTADAYRRLGIQVVDVTAGNTSSGRVYSGELMTVPGGTVTITAPVAGTLLGASGSTGLQAGQLVTKGKQIYRLLILPSEKDLLSAREDIAQKEVQYTVVVQKVDRAKKLLEEKAGSLRAVQEAEAELAGIQATLNVARARLELLKGNGAAQLANSLSTLSIDAPVTGRVQRVFSTPSQVIAAAAPIAEIAATNALWVRVPVYAGDIDRVEKGKPATVQLVSDFGGARETFLARQVQGPQTADPLNTSVDQYYELPNTDSRFRPGERVSVNIPFKGNATGMVIPFSAIAYDINGNSWVYRQTDSLSFERQRVEIERVEDQQAVIKRGLKGGEKIVITGTAELFGTEFGGGK